The Actinomycetota bacterium sequence GTTATAATACTATTACAATTGAATAAGAAATTTAAGATTTAGATGCTATGAAGCTTTTCCTTAATCTGGACGCTTAGGGGAAGCGGAGCAAGTAGCGTAACCGGCTAATAAGCCGGTTTTTTTATTTAGGGGGTTGTGAATTAATACAATTCTTTATTTAAATATTTAAAATTATAAAAAGAAGGGAAAAGAATATGAAAAAATTACTTATTATAGGGTTAATAGTTGCAGTAGTAGCTATGTTTAGTTTGCCAGCCATGTTACTGGCTGCTCCTACGCTTGCTCCTGCAAGTGCTACTATAGAAGTTGGAGGCAAACAACAATTTACACAAAAAGGCTTTAGCGGTCAAGGGGGATTTACCTGGTCATCTAATAACACTTTAGTAGCTACTGTAGACAATGGCGGTATAGCCACAGGTGTATCTGAAGGTACAGCGAAGATAACAGTTTCCAAAGGTAATAAAGAAGCATCTGCCATACTTACAGTAACTGCTGCTACTACTACTTTACATGCCCTTTCCTTGGAAGTCTTGCCTGCAGATAGTGGGACTGTATCAGGTGGGGGTAATTATGCAGAAGGTGCAACAGTACCTGTATCAACAACGCCAACTAACTCTAGCTGGAATTTTGTAAATTGGACCTTGAATGGAGTAGAGGTTAACACAAATGCAAGCTTTGATTATACGATGACAGATACAGATACTACTTTAGTAGCTAACTAC is a genomic window containing:
- a CDS encoding Ig-like domain-containing protein; its protein translation is MKKLLIIGLIVAVVAMFSLPAMLLAAPTLAPASATIEVGGKQQFTQKGFSGQGGFTWSSNNTLVATVDNGGIATGVSEGTAKITVSKGNKEASAILTVTAATTTLHALSLEVLPADSGTVSGGGNYAEGATVPVSTTPTNSSWNFVNWTLNGVEVNTNASFDYTMTDTDTTLVANYEHQGGGTVGLNVAVGDCNGDGTRTVTFEMSGSYGGEAFLWVLGLKETGGSYTTIYAGSQDDILKNLGPGNYTAALVVIHKNSYGTGWGWPHDPNVEKTFSVTSCQPDTYTLTMAENPAGSGTASDQTGTGPYEEDETV